A genomic region of Haliaeetus albicilla chromosome 8, bHalAlb1.1, whole genome shotgun sequence contains the following coding sequences:
- the ZNF644 gene encoding zinc finger protein 644 isoform X2 encodes MDDLEINTEVTGAKEEEEILCDDNFISEEEGGIPKPQESNTSFQKNNTLTLPEELSRDRSEKALSGGQTSLFIHTGAPTVSSENFILSRGTAVNGPVSHSTSTKTSIMNKGSVSLTTAQPVGHHTDSCSTLTVVHDLQLPAKSTTQKSNQHQVLFLLPDVAHAKNLTHSIKNLPTSASIGCDSQKSVGNSVDSTLVGQVEVCEDDKNLLVKDDCVDTLTGISSGTGGFRSGCDPSWDPQKEFIQFLMTNEETIEKSPIHCKAGLEKKRKRKMDVSKITRYTEDCFGDTSCIPSKSKLLTVDFLEQNEEIQIVEPQKYSLSKVKPESTDEELEAVDAIQQLIYSPTSNCAEDTSPVHTSTFLSNPLKNKCEQNDSESPSTFSTDEPSFYPCTKCNVNFREKKHLHRHMMYHLDGNSHFRHLNVPRPYACRECGRTFRDRNSLLKHMIIHQERRQKLMEEIRELKELQDEGRSARLQCPQCVFGTNCPKTFVQHAKTHEKDKRYYCCEECNFMAVTENELECHRGIAHGAVVKCSIIGSDMSQRRTQKKSSLKDPYLGSSKKSSTYMCKMCPFTTSARSILKKHVEYLHPASCIDPFGSHLRLEKRKGSIIEESLDFGSRTKQLIKQSSTFPKNSVLKQDVKRSFGSTSQSSNFAKLHKRPYRIQKARKSVSQSSKLNSAEKKDSYETEDESSWDNVELCDYTTQSVEDESYSDINQEHVNLFPIFKGKMEDHEAGDKSSLSYEQNDGFYFEYYEDAEGSNFLHDLHDPQNLENVGSALPKHNSVFHWTDLSLEKKSCPYCPATFETGVGLSNHVRGHLHRAGLSYEARHVVSPEQIATSDKMQHFKRTGTGTPVKRVRKAIEKSETSSEHTCQLCGGWFDTKIGLSNHVRGHLKRLGKTKWDAHKSPICVLNEMMQNEEKYEKILKALNSRRIIPRPFVAQKFASNDDFLSQNVIPLEAYHNGLKTEDTSVSASEEEGLSFLNECDETKAVLHGEKKSQSLTLIELLKNKRLGEERNPDISPQKIHNQTARKRFVQKCVLPLNEDSPLMYQPQKMDLTMQSGMPVKLRTCVHCNTTFTSAVSLSNHLRAYARKKSAGLLTGTALDCKQKKSRSRSGSKKKMLPLPHSADEVYILRCRFCGLVFRGPLSVQEDWIKHLQRHIVNANLPRTGAGMVEVTSLLKKPASITETSFSLLMAEAAS; translated from the exons ATGGatgatttagaaataaatactgAAGTCACTGGTgctaaagaagaggaagaaatccTATGTGATGATAATTTCATATCTGAGGAAGAAGGTGGCATTCCTAAACCACAAGAGAGCAACACGTCATTTCAGAAGAACAATACATTGACTCTGCCTGAGGAGCTATCAAGGGACAGATCTGAAAAAGCCTTAAGTGGAGGCCAGACTTCTCTATTTATACACACTGGTGCTCCTACTGTTTCTAGTGAAAACTTTATCTTGTCTAGAGGAACTGCTGTTAATGGACCAGTTTCACACTCCACCTCAACTAAGACTTCCATTATGAATAAAGGCAGTGTTTCATTAACCACTGCACAGCCTGTAGGTCATCACACAGATTCCTGCTCAACTTTGACAGTGGTTCATGATCTTCAGCTGCCTGCAAAGAGTACAACACAGAAATCAAATCAGCaccaagttttatttttgttacctgATGTAGCACATGCTAAGAACCTGACTCATTCCATTAAAAATCTACCTACCTCTGCTTCAATTGGTTGTGATTCACAGAAATCAGTAGGAAATAGTGTAGATAGCACTTTAGTAGGCCAAGTAGAAGTTTGTGAGGATGATAAAAATTTACTAGTAAAAGATGATTGTGTTGATACATTAACAGGCATTTCCTCAGGTACAGGTGGTTTCAGATCGGGATGTGATCCCAGCTGGGATCCACAAAAAGAGTTTATACAGTTTCTTATGACAAATGAAGAAACAATAGAGAAGTCTCCCATTCACTGTAAAGCAGGCTTAGAAAAAAAGcgaaaaaggaaaatggatgtTAGTAAAATAACACGCTATACTGAAGACTGTTTTGGTGATACCAGTTGTATTCCTAGTAAATCAAAACTATTAACTGTTGACTTCTTAGAGCAGAATGAGGAGATACAGATAGTAGAACCACAAAAATATTCATTGAGTAAAGTAAAGCCTGAATCCACAGATGAAGAGCTGGAAGCTGTTGATGCTATCCAGCAGCTCATTTATAGTCCCACTAGTAACTGTGCAGAAGATACTTCTCCTGTTCACACTAGCACTTTTCTTTctaatcctttaaaaaataaatgtgaacaGAATGATTCTGAATCGCCATCTACTTTCAGTACTGATGAACCATCATTTTATCCCTGTACAAAGTGCAATGTGAATTTTAGGGAGAAGAAACATCTGCATAGGCATATGATGTACCATTTAGATGGGAACAGTCATTTCCGACATCTCAATGTTCCCAGGCCCTATGCATGTAGGGAATGTGGAAGGACATTTCGAGATCGTAATTCACTTCTTAAACATATGATAATTCACCAGGAAAGAAGGCAGAAACTGATGGAAGAAATCCGTGAGCTGAAAGAACTTCAGGATGAGGGTAGGAGTGCACGGTTACAGTGCCCACAGTGTGTATTTGGTACCAATTGTCCCAAAACATTTGTGCAGCATGCGAAGACCCATGAAAAAGATAAAAGGTATTACTGCTGTGAGGAATGCAATTTCATGGCTGTGACAGAAAATGAACTGGAATGCCATCGAGGGATCGCTCATGGAGCAGTAGTCAAATGTTCAATTATTGGTAGCGACATGTCCCAGAGGAGAACACAGAAAAAGTCATCCTTGAAAGATCCGTATTTAGGATCCTCAAAAAAGTCATCAACATATATGTGTAAGATGTGTCCATTTACTACTTCAGCtagaagcattttgaaaaaacacGTGGAATATTTGCACCCAGCATCATGCATTGATCCCTTTGGTAGCCATCTTAGactagaaaaaaggaaaggcagcatAATAGAAGAATCTTTAGATTTTGGTAGCAGGACAAAACAGTTGATCAAACAATCTTCTACTTTTCCAAAGaactctgttttaaaacaggatGTAAAAAGATCATTTGGCTCTACTTCACAGTCCAGTAACTTCGCAAAACTTCACAAGAGACCCTACAGGATACAGAAGGCTCGGAAAAGCGTTTCACAGTCATCT AAACTTaactctgctgaaaaaaaagacagctatgAAACGGAGGATGAAAGTTCATGGGATAATGTTGAACTATGTGATTACACTACACAGTCTGTGGAGGATGAATCTTACAGTGATATTAATCAAGAGCATGTAAACCTATTCCCCATATTCAAAGGTAAAATGGAAGATCATGAAGCTGGTGATAAATCTTCACTTAGTTATGAGCAGAATGATGGCTTTTATTTTGAGTATTATGAAGATGCTGAGGGTAGTAACTTCTTGCATGATTTGCATGATCCTCAGAATTTAGAAAATGTAGGATCAGCATTGCCAAAGCATAACTCAGTTTTCCATTGGACTGATTTGTCGCTTGAAAAGAAGTCCTGCCCATACTGTCCAGCAACCTTTGAAACAGGTGTTGGATTGTCCAATCATGTCAGAGGACATCTTCACAGAGCTGGACTAAGCTATGAAGCCCGTCATGTTGTTTCACCAGAACAGATAGCAACAAGTGacaaaatgcaacattttaaaaggacTGGAACAGGAACTCCTGTTAAACGTGTTAGAAAAG caATTGAGAAATCTGAAACTTCCTCTGAGCATACGTGTCAGCTCTGTGGAGGCTGGTTTGATACTAAAATTGGATTGTCTAATCATGTGCGAGGACACCTGAAGAGACTTGGCAAAACCAAGTGGGACGCACACAAGTCTCCAATCTGTGTTCTGAATGAGATGATGCAAAACGAAGAGAAGTATGAAAAAATCCTAAAGGCTTTGAACAGTCGCCGCATTATTCCCAGACCGTTTGTTGCTCAGAAATTTGCATCAAATGATGACTTTTTATCTCAGAATGTTATACCTCTTGAAGCATACCATAATGGCCTAAAGACTGAAGATACATCTGTGTCTGCATCGGAGGAAGAAGGGCTGAGTTTCCTAAATGAATGTGatgaaacaaaagcagtactacatggtgaaaaaaaaagtcagtcgCTTACACTGATAGAACTCCTGAAAAATAAGAGGTTAGGAGAAGAAAGGAATCCTGATATTTCTCCTCAAAAAATTCATAATCAAACTGCAAGAAAGAGGTTTGTTCAGAAATGTGTTCTTCCATTAAATGAAGACAGTCCATTGATGTATCAGCCACAAAAAATGGACTTGACTATGCAGTCAG GTATGCCTGTGAAGCTTAGAACGTGTGTGCATTGCAATACGACGTTTACAAGTGCTGTTAGCCTGTCCAACCACTTACGCGCTTATGCACGAAAGAAGAGTGCTGGACTTTTGACTGGGACAG
- the ZNF644 gene encoding zinc finger protein 644 isoform X1 — MDDLEINTEVTGAKEEEEILCDDNFISEEEGGIPKPQESNTSFQKNNTLTLPEELSRDRSEKALSGGQTSLFIHTGAPTVSSENFILSRGTAVNGPVSHSTSTKTSIMNKGSVSLTTAQPVGHHTDSCSTLTVVHDLQLPAKSTTQKSNQHQVLFLLPDVAHAKNLTHSIKNLPTSASIGCDSQKSVGNSVDSTLVGQVEVCEDDKNLLVKDDCVDTLTGISSGTGGFRSGCDPSWDPQKEFIQFLMTNEETIEKSPIHCKAGLEKKRKRKMDVSKITRYTEDCFGDTSCIPSKSKLLTVDFLEQNEEIQIVEPQKYSLSKVKPESTDEELEAVDAIQQLIYSPTSNCAEDTSPVHTSTFLSNPLKNKCEQNDSESPSTFSTDEPSFYPCTKCNVNFREKKHLHRHMMYHLDGNSHFRHLNVPRPYACRECGRTFRDRNSLLKHMIIHQERRQKLMEEIRELKELQDEGRSARLQCPQCVFGTNCPKTFVQHAKTHEKDKRYYCCEECNFMAVTENELECHRGIAHGAVVKCSIIGSDMSQRRTQKKSSLKDPYLGSSKKSSTYMCKMCPFTTSARSILKKHVEYLHPASCIDPFGSHLRLEKRKGSIIEESLDFGSRTKQLIKQSSTFPKNSVLKQDVKRSFGSTSQSSNFAKLHKRPYRIQKARKSVSQSSVSVCNLNSTNKTFLIRNSIDQKPKCFHQAAKQKASVKTSGNYLYRHKYENYRMIKKSSDSYPLHLKKEESNSVSSLHLFSSSSSPHNNCFVMDSNNLDCKRAEGCKDRRHVAVKRVVKESKREGSVTGDDLDCYPDFLHKMTVVVLQKLNSAEKKDSYETEDESSWDNVELCDYTTQSVEDESYSDINQEHVNLFPIFKGKMEDHEAGDKSSLSYEQNDGFYFEYYEDAEGSNFLHDLHDPQNLENVGSALPKHNSVFHWTDLSLEKKSCPYCPATFETGVGLSNHVRGHLHRAGLSYEARHVVSPEQIATSDKMQHFKRTGTGTPVKRVRKAIEKSETSSEHTCQLCGGWFDTKIGLSNHVRGHLKRLGKTKWDAHKSPICVLNEMMQNEEKYEKILKALNSRRIIPRPFVAQKFASNDDFLSQNVIPLEAYHNGLKTEDTSVSASEEEGLSFLNECDETKAVLHGEKKSQSLTLIELLKNKRLGEERNPDISPQKIHNQTARKRFVQKCVLPLNEDSPLMYQPQKMDLTMQSALDCKQKKSRSRSGSKKKMLPLPHSADEVYILRCRFCGLVFRGPLSVQEDWIKHLQRHIVNANLPRTGAGMVEVTSLLKKPASITETSFSLLMAEAAS; from the exons ATGGatgatttagaaataaatactgAAGTCACTGGTgctaaagaagaggaagaaatccTATGTGATGATAATTTCATATCTGAGGAAGAAGGTGGCATTCCTAAACCACAAGAGAGCAACACGTCATTTCAGAAGAACAATACATTGACTCTGCCTGAGGAGCTATCAAGGGACAGATCTGAAAAAGCCTTAAGTGGAGGCCAGACTTCTCTATTTATACACACTGGTGCTCCTACTGTTTCTAGTGAAAACTTTATCTTGTCTAGAGGAACTGCTGTTAATGGACCAGTTTCACACTCCACCTCAACTAAGACTTCCATTATGAATAAAGGCAGTGTTTCATTAACCACTGCACAGCCTGTAGGTCATCACACAGATTCCTGCTCAACTTTGACAGTGGTTCATGATCTTCAGCTGCCTGCAAAGAGTACAACACAGAAATCAAATCAGCaccaagttttatttttgttacctgATGTAGCACATGCTAAGAACCTGACTCATTCCATTAAAAATCTACCTACCTCTGCTTCAATTGGTTGTGATTCACAGAAATCAGTAGGAAATAGTGTAGATAGCACTTTAGTAGGCCAAGTAGAAGTTTGTGAGGATGATAAAAATTTACTAGTAAAAGATGATTGTGTTGATACATTAACAGGCATTTCCTCAGGTACAGGTGGTTTCAGATCGGGATGTGATCCCAGCTGGGATCCACAAAAAGAGTTTATACAGTTTCTTATGACAAATGAAGAAACAATAGAGAAGTCTCCCATTCACTGTAAAGCAGGCTTAGAAAAAAAGcgaaaaaggaaaatggatgtTAGTAAAATAACACGCTATACTGAAGACTGTTTTGGTGATACCAGTTGTATTCCTAGTAAATCAAAACTATTAACTGTTGACTTCTTAGAGCAGAATGAGGAGATACAGATAGTAGAACCACAAAAATATTCATTGAGTAAAGTAAAGCCTGAATCCACAGATGAAGAGCTGGAAGCTGTTGATGCTATCCAGCAGCTCATTTATAGTCCCACTAGTAACTGTGCAGAAGATACTTCTCCTGTTCACACTAGCACTTTTCTTTctaatcctttaaaaaataaatgtgaacaGAATGATTCTGAATCGCCATCTACTTTCAGTACTGATGAACCATCATTTTATCCCTGTACAAAGTGCAATGTGAATTTTAGGGAGAAGAAACATCTGCATAGGCATATGATGTACCATTTAGATGGGAACAGTCATTTCCGACATCTCAATGTTCCCAGGCCCTATGCATGTAGGGAATGTGGAAGGACATTTCGAGATCGTAATTCACTTCTTAAACATATGATAATTCACCAGGAAAGAAGGCAGAAACTGATGGAAGAAATCCGTGAGCTGAAAGAACTTCAGGATGAGGGTAGGAGTGCACGGTTACAGTGCCCACAGTGTGTATTTGGTACCAATTGTCCCAAAACATTTGTGCAGCATGCGAAGACCCATGAAAAAGATAAAAGGTATTACTGCTGTGAGGAATGCAATTTCATGGCTGTGACAGAAAATGAACTGGAATGCCATCGAGGGATCGCTCATGGAGCAGTAGTCAAATGTTCAATTATTGGTAGCGACATGTCCCAGAGGAGAACACAGAAAAAGTCATCCTTGAAAGATCCGTATTTAGGATCCTCAAAAAAGTCATCAACATATATGTGTAAGATGTGTCCATTTACTACTTCAGCtagaagcattttgaaaaaacacGTGGAATATTTGCACCCAGCATCATGCATTGATCCCTTTGGTAGCCATCTTAGactagaaaaaaggaaaggcagcatAATAGAAGAATCTTTAGATTTTGGTAGCAGGACAAAACAGTTGATCAAACAATCTTCTACTTTTCCAAAGaactctgttttaaaacaggatGTAAAAAGATCATTTGGCTCTACTTCACAGTCCAGTAACTTCGCAAAACTTCACAAGAGACCCTACAGGATACAGAAGGCTCGGAAAAGCGTTTCACAGTCATCTGTAAGTGTGTGCAATCTAAATTCTACAAACAAGACCTTTTTGATTAGAAATAGCATTGACCAGAAACCTAAATGTTTTCATcaagcagcaaagcagaaagctaGTGTCAAAACAAGCGGTAATTATTTATATAGACACAAATATGAAAACTACAGGATGATTAAAAAATCTAGTGACTCTTatcctttgcatttaaaaaaggaagagtcCAACTCTGTCAGttctttacatttattttcttcatcaaGTAGTCCCCATAATAATTGTTTTGTCATGGATTCAAATAATCTTGATTGCAAAAGGGCAGAAGGCTGTAAAGATCGTAGGCATGTAGCTGTAAAAAGAGTGGTTAAAGAATCCAAGAGGGAAGGCTCTGTTACAGGAGATGATTTGGATTGCTATCCAGATTTTCTGCATAAAATGACTGTTGTTGTTTTACAGAAACTTaactctgctgaaaaaaaagacagctatgAAACGGAGGATGAAAGTTCATGGGATAATGTTGAACTATGTGATTACACTACACAGTCTGTGGAGGATGAATCTTACAGTGATATTAATCAAGAGCATGTAAACCTATTCCCCATATTCAAAGGTAAAATGGAAGATCATGAAGCTGGTGATAAATCTTCACTTAGTTATGAGCAGAATGATGGCTTTTATTTTGAGTATTATGAAGATGCTGAGGGTAGTAACTTCTTGCATGATTTGCATGATCCTCAGAATTTAGAAAATGTAGGATCAGCATTGCCAAAGCATAACTCAGTTTTCCATTGGACTGATTTGTCGCTTGAAAAGAAGTCCTGCCCATACTGTCCAGCAACCTTTGAAACAGGTGTTGGATTGTCCAATCATGTCAGAGGACATCTTCACAGAGCTGGACTAAGCTATGAAGCCCGTCATGTTGTTTCACCAGAACAGATAGCAACAAGTGacaaaatgcaacattttaaaaggacTGGAACAGGAACTCCTGTTAAACGTGTTAGAAAAG caATTGAGAAATCTGAAACTTCCTCTGAGCATACGTGTCAGCTCTGTGGAGGCTGGTTTGATACTAAAATTGGATTGTCTAATCATGTGCGAGGACACCTGAAGAGACTTGGCAAAACCAAGTGGGACGCACACAAGTCTCCAATCTGTGTTCTGAATGAGATGATGCAAAACGAAGAGAAGTATGAAAAAATCCTAAAGGCTTTGAACAGTCGCCGCATTATTCCCAGACCGTTTGTTGCTCAGAAATTTGCATCAAATGATGACTTTTTATCTCAGAATGTTATACCTCTTGAAGCATACCATAATGGCCTAAAGACTGAAGATACATCTGTGTCTGCATCGGAGGAAGAAGGGCTGAGTTTCCTAAATGAATGTGatgaaacaaaagcagtactacatggtgaaaaaaaaagtcagtcgCTTACACTGATAGAACTCCTGAAAAATAAGAGGTTAGGAGAAGAAAGGAATCCTGATATTTCTCCTCAAAAAATTCATAATCAAACTGCAAGAAAGAGGTTTGTTCAGAAATGTGTTCTTCCATTAAATGAAGACAGTCCATTGATGTATCAGCCACAAAAAATGGACTTGACTATGCAGTCAG